TCCCAATGGGCACGGATACTTCAGACGCGCGGGCTAGAGACGTGGCCGAAGGACGCCCCACTGGTACCCCCATAGTATTCCTATACTATATAAGGCtgaccgtgcgggacacgccatttatgtaacggccccttcaGGGACGGCGCCTGGACGTTGACATATCGCTGCGGGAGCTTTTTTACatccccgcacagtgcaatggcaatgctctcgcaccccctcgATATTTCATCCTCTAAGTCTTCTTTTCGATTCCATATATTACGAAATATTTCACGTGACCTTCTAAACCTGGttacgacctacatattttgctacaatCGATGCTGAAAAAAACGTAATATGGTGTgggaataacttttttttgcgCCTCTATTCGGAAAGGCCTTCAAATGTTGGCCCAAGTGAGAGCTCTTCAGCTGTCTTTCTCACATGCCATCTTTTACCAGCCTTGATAAGTACCCAAGCAAGTTAGTCTTTACCATATATGTTTATCAtgaattaaaacaatttattatttttgtttagattgCCCAGAAGGTAAACATGATTTAGATTGTAATCAAACTTGTGACGCCAAATGTGGACACCACTGTAGCACATATGATGGTTCTTGCAATTATATATGCCTAGGTTTCAGCAACCCACCTGAGTGTAATAAAAGTGAGTAGAACTAAATGACTATCATCATTAGGACACGCAtatagtttgtaaaatgttttgtaaaatgttttacatgtttcggatgttccttcagagttgaagataattacttcctagtccaaacctccagcaggaccacgggggatgggagcgggcagggtttgaaccctggaccatcgataaatctgaacgacagtctagcgcgcaaaccgcacgaccaggcagccatactgtttgtgttcactaagcttGAGACGGCGGCCTAAtataaagggactaattcatcttataccaccacttcagtctcAACAGATAAGATCGCAGTTTTCTGTGAGTAGAACTAAtagtcagggccggtcttaggccactgcaacctaagcGGCCGGAGtggaccccgcactttcataggccccgcgcgatgggaattcgatttttaaaaaacatcaaaagcgatattttactagtcgatagtaaatgtAAAAGGCAGAACTGAATGTTTATCGCCTTTTGTttgaaaactactatctactgtagatgtcTCGTATgattaatttgacagtgattttgaacttagtaaaatataattaaaatgcaaagacgaatttatttccttattttcccttatcacaacccaaattagacCCCGCGCTagcagtttcgcatagggccctgcaATCTGTAGGACTGGCCCTGATCCTAGTTTGTACACGCATACATAAGGACTATATCTTTTAAGAAATGTTGGTCTCAACAGATGAGGTCATTGTtatttgtcaaaaaatatttctgtttcttttgttaaaGAGTAATGAACTAAAATAGAATGCTCCAATAGCGCGGccaatttagttgtttttttaaattattaattgcaGGACGTTTTAGTGTTTCTGTGCTAAAATTTATGAAGAGATATTTATGTTGTAGAATCAACTCTTATTCTTATTTACGTTGAAGTAAGTATTTTAGACATTTCCAGGCACTTATTTGAGTGGATTGGAATATTCAATAACTCTTAACCTTTAGCTGTCTTTAAAGATCTTTGGCCCTGGAGCTTTTTCAACAAGCAAACACACCACTTAGccataaatagaaacaaaataagaaaaaagttGAGAAGTGATTATCAGCTATACAAATAAGGCTTGTATTCAACACCAAAGAATTAGTAGTGTAGTTATACAGCAGACAAAGCACACACGTGACCTACAACTAATCCATACAAAGCCTTTGTTCGCTTTGGgtcaaatttacattttattttctccgTGTCTGCCTTCCTTCTGCCAGATTGTTTCGAAGATTCTCAAattaaagataaagataaatttgtaatttcttatagtgtaattatttttttttcccgaagAAACTACAGTAGTTGAGCATATTGCACAGGGCGCGGCATTAAGATCGTTCACATTTTGAATGAATCTACCATACCaacccaatttaaaaaaaaattctgaaaagtacataaaaaaCAGCTCTATTTTAatgggttttattttttttttattcgatcTTATACAGTTGCATTTTGATCTAGTATAATAAGTCGCTGTTACAGATTGTTTTCATTATACGCTACAACGAAGCCACTATGTTCATATGTCCgattaggcagaccctacttccactccagcccaacataaccaacaccctgtacggcagtgctgaacaactgaagaaaacagcacacttttttttccttggcacagtctgcaaaagagctcacagctcagtatcaataaagctggctagaagaagaagaatgtccGATTCATGATGGGgtgggaaaaaagaaaaattcttaatAAAAATGGTAGAGCCTAGCCTACTGAATTAAACGTGTTCCACCTATCTACTGTCTCTTCAGCCACTCCAAATGTGAGAGATATTTATACCTGAccctgtgccaaggaaaaaagtgtACTTTTTTCTTCAGTTCACAATTTAAACTAGTTGAGAAACAATTCTCAACTAGTTTAAAATGTGAAAGTTATTGGTTCATCTCCTGTGTTTCATTCTCTTTGATTCCAAACCTAAAAGTGACAatagaaatgaaagaaaatttcAGATAAGTTCTAAAGGAGTAACAATTGTAGTTAAAATAGTTCATTGGCGATTGTAATAAATGGCGGGAAAATTTGAAAGAGCTAGtttttggtgcatccggtgtcCACAGTAATGGAAATGTTCATAAGTTATTTTGTTCAAGACGTGTATTGTTCACTTTCTAGCACtgtaaaattaaatcatttaatcatttttttgttgCACAAAACAATGTCATTGAAGAGAAGGTATAAGACTTTCAGTTACGATGCGATTGTGTTGATCACACAATGCGTTTCTGatgatttaattttttcttttatatttaaaatgttctcCTATTAGAAATTTTCAGAAGTCTCAAACGATATCGTGATGTCGTAGATACTACTTAAACTCAAAAATGAAATCTTCTTTAAATAAACACAAAGTCTGGAACTAGAAATCACTTTAATAATACACACACTACCCAAATGTACgttacaatttaatttaaattcagCCACTATAGTAGCAGTTTTCTCTCAAAATTGAATCTGCCAGTCTTACAATACTACCTCTTGCTACCCTTCTAGAAACGTCGAAACTGTTTTTAAAGCTTATGAAAAACCCTCATCGTTGTCAACGACATACAACCTTAACCTTGCGCTGCAAATAtacatctaaaaataaacttagtgCTGTAGCTCCCATTTTGTACGTGACATGAGTAGTTATATTCAATGATTGTTAAAGTAAAGCTCAGTTTTTTCGtattagttggcaacagtgacgttcaatttagtgtccttgacattgattaGTTCATCGAGAGAACATCCAATAGCTAGAACAAATGCACTAAGTCAGAGTCTACACTCTTTGAGATGTATAAATAAGATACACTGTATTACGCTGTCTAACATTGTTGCACTCTGTATCATATTGTATCACACTGTATCACAGTGTATCATACTATAGCACATTGCATCTCATTGTATCACACTGTATCACACTGTATCACACTGAATTACATTGCATAACATTTATCACACTGTATCACACTCTGTTGCACTCATATATTCAAAGCGTATGCCCACATCTAAGACTAAATTACACTAATAACACTTGAAGTTTTTGATAAACTTCAAAtttgaactaaaaataaaatgataatctTTCAGTTTTGATCCATAGTGTTTAATTGCAAGCTCATTTTCCATTAGTTGTAATAAAACAGGAGAAcgtttctttatttctagatGAAGCATTCAAGTTTACCTCTCAAGAACGCTTTTTTTTAACCCTATCTTTAATATCCTCTCTTGTTTTCTTTACCCAAAGACTAATcttttacatattaaaaaaacatatgttACCTTATATAAGTCCAATTTGGGTTTGTATTTGTCTAACACTAGGCCACAGGAATGGATAACTCCCAATAGAATAGTTATTCTTTGTCTTTTCCATGACTGAAAGATACACAAgtttaaatagattttaatgATATTATGGATAAGAATTATATAAACTGAAATAATAATCAGaatcttaaatttaaatttctcaTTTCAAAGAACAACAGaacgtgttttttttatgactgcTAACCTTCCAACTAAGACGTACCAGTTCTGTTTTTCAAGAGTACTAAAACACACATTCATGCAACTAGTTTTATTCTGGTGTGCAATATAATTATCTGTATTAATGTGCCTTTTCCCACTTTACTTTGAGAttcttaatttgttttaaaaacattttttaaattctttttctgtattttaaaaataagcttGTGACCGAGGCAAGTGGGGCATAAACTGCAACATGAATTGTTCCCAAAACTGTCTTGACTCCAACTGTGATAGAGAAACTGGACTTTGTGTATCTGGTTGTAAAGGTTTTTCAGATCCACCAAGTTGTACGAAAAGTAAGTACATGTCTCATTTAAAACATTTGGccaacagttttatttttagtaacatGATAAAATGCAAAGATTACTTTAAGATTCAGGTGATGTTTATATCTTTTTAATTTCACATCTTTTGTCCTTCTAGTTACTATACGAGACTAAGCTTGAAATATGTTTGATTACAAAATGTTActtattaaaatacaatttaataaaattgtataatactcagaaaaaataaaataataaattgtatagtgaaatgtaggcctattcagGTAAATAATACCcaataaattttacaaaaagaattagaaaaattGCACAATTGGGAATCAAAGTTGATTCCACCCACAAAAATGCCagttattaaaagtaacaaaaaattaaaattagaacaACTAAACACTACatacatttttcatttaaattttgcaTGCACATTCAAAGACACACCGAGTGATTTTATTGCTTTCAAAATTATTATCAGGTTGTCCTAGTGCCGTGTGGGGAGTAAATTGTACACTAGCATGTAACACGCTTTGTAAAAACTCAAGCTGTAACAAAGTTACTGGACAATGTAACAATGGATGTTCAGCTGGTTATCGAGGTCTGTGGTGCAACGAaggtaaattaattatttaaacataaacatGAGCAAATCCTTTTATTTCTATGTGTCAGGAGTACCGGATTGGTCCCTTTGCTATACGTAATGTTAGATTTGATCGTTTGTATTAAAACTACCAATACTGAGCTATGGACTACATATTTTGCCCTAGTCAACACAGACGGGCATCGGTTTAAGCTCACTTTTAGAAGTCTTCGCCTATCTTTATTAGTAACTTTCGTTTTGGACTTAAATATGCTCCTAAGCCTTTGAACGAATTCTCCAATTGCCTCTTTAAGAAATCGTTTGCAATTTTGAGTTCTCTCAATTCCAGTTAGGCAATTAGGCTTATGAGCTGGTATCTAAATCTGACTTATTAGGATATCTTTCCTAAGTATTTTGTGACTGATAAAGGCCAATtgcttgttccatatgctagggaaattagagcatggagtggtttgcctaaatcagccagaaaaaccgacgacttggcagaatttaagtctttgattaacatgcatgactacattGACCTGGAAATACGCaaaggaagtaatcatctttttttttggaagtaacATCTGCATTTTagaagataatataagataaaataagcgGTTTCATTACATATCAAGGTTGGTATTGCATCTCAGTCTAGCCCAAACCTTACGATAAACTGAAACGATGGTAGGGTATAGAGATCGATCACGTGACCATCTAAGCGACAATACAAAGCGCTTGCCACACTACCGATCAGCATTCAAAAAAGTATCGTGTGTTCTAGATCAAATCATTGCTGATTTTGGAAAAAAGGTGGTAAAGATATATTTGTTATATGTAGTGGCGTTATCATGTGACACAATGTGTTCACTTTCAGAATGTCCAGAAGGTCAATGGGGAGATGACTGTAGCAACAACTGTTCGTCAAACTGCTGGACTCAAGTATGTAATAAACAGTCTGGACTTTGTGAGTCTGGATGTCATGGATTCAGCAATCCGCCTGATTGTACACAAGGttagtatttcttttttataatcACTATGTCACGTTCGACTGCATATATGTGCTACCCGGCTGGTTTTAATTGGCCCGGCTTGAGGTTGACTAATGTAATTTTTCATCGGTCCTTACGCTTTTTTATTTACCGATATTTCTTTTTGCCTGTCAATCAATGCTGCAACTAATATGATTTATCTACCTGATTTCTGTTgtatgttaattttgtttattactgTAGTAGTTTATAATTGAGTTATTCATTAAACTCAAGGAAAATTTTACTTAAGCCGTGAATCAACACTTCGTATAACTATAGAGGCAGatgttactttactttgagAGACATACAAAaaattgaacaataaaactctGAAACAAAAATCGTGACAATACTAATAACATATAGAAATTTGACAACACTTATATTCAGCAgcgagggtcccgggtttgaatcctggtgaagactgggattttaaattacgggatcttttggcgcctctgagtccacccagctctaattcgtcggaaaaagtaaaggcggttggtcgttgtgctggccagaagacaccctcgttaaccgtgggccacagaaacagataacttttacatcatctgacccatagatcgtaaggtcggAAGCGTGGACTTTACTTATTATATCCAGCAGAAGTGCCAAATTTCCTTTCCATTTTTTCAGACTGTCCTGATGGTTCTTGGGGTCTGAATTGTCACTCCAAATGTAGTACTCAGTGTATCAATCAAATCTGTCAAAGTGTTACTGGTCACTGT
The DNA window shown above is from Biomphalaria glabrata chromosome 5, xgBioGlab47.1, whole genome shotgun sequence and carries:
- the LOC106077948 gene encoding platelet endothelial aggregation receptor 1-like isoform X3; its protein translation is MNCSQNCLDSNCDRETGLCVSGCKGFSDPPSCTKSCPSAVWGVNCTLACNTLCKNSSCNKVTGQCNNGCSAGYRGLWCNEECPEGQWGDDCSNNCSSNCWTQVCNKQSGLCESGCHGFSNPPDCTQDCPDGSWGLNCHSKCSTQCINQICQSVTGHCMFNCTEGCNYLTYSEVKETGKNEMTFGAGMGIGFVLGVVVIATLEVIMLIIYRVRKKSAATSHENKDLSNDKLQAYDGVNEMNVYTHSYETTCSPELKGDNRNDSSQQTSEYSNLQSPVYETF